The DNA region ACTGACCTTGGCTCTTGTTTATAGTCATCGCGTATGAAACCATAATAGGAAATTGTCTCCGTTGGAATTTGAATGGTATTCGATGGTCAGAAGGACTTAGTGTCATCCTTGGTATAAACACTTTCTGCCCCTTATTCTTGCCCGCACACGTTCGTGCTTCAATTATGTGTTTTCCAAGTTTAGTAACAACCAATCGTGTTCCATTGCACAATCCTGCGGAGTGGTCAATGTTTCTTAACAGCATAATTGGTGTTCCAACTTTTAGTGTTAACTCATGGTTAGGGACACCTGAGCACTTGATTGTGTTTAGGAGTTCAGGAGTGTGTATTGAAGCCAATAAATCGTTATTAGGCTCTGTGGGACATGCTTATCAGAGCTCAAATATGTTTGCGCTTCAGCCGGATTTAAACTCATCATGTAGTTGTTGATCTCATCAACTAACTGTAGTGTTGGTGCAAGGATAGCTCGATCTTCAATCTGTTGGTCAATATTTCTTCCTGAAAGCTTTCAGGATAAGTTACTCTACATATTGCTTCAATTGGGTCTACCCAATCGGAAACCAATATGTCATCGGAATGACAACCTTTTCACCTGTATTCGATCGTGACCCTTGGCTGCCATCACCAATACTGAGTATCCAATCAGCAAATTCTTTCAACTCAGATGACTTGAATTTAAATCACTTGATTTTAAGCGCATGTTCTTTGAAAGTGTCAAAAGCTTGCAGTCATCCCACAAGTATGATGAGTTGATAGTGGCATTGACTATTTCTTGCCTAGACCCTTTCGGGATGACTGGAAGTATTTGGCGAAAATCTCCCCCAAAAACAATTGTCTTGCCTCCAAATGGCTGCTCCAAGCTATCTTTGTTATTGAACCTTAATATGTCACGCATGGTCCTATCAAGAGCTTCAATACAGAATCTATTTACCATAGGTGCCTCATCCCAAATTATCAACTTTGTCTTAATCAAAAGCTCAGCTAGTGCACTCCCTTGCTTAATATTGCATGTTGAGAATTCATCTATGTTAAGCGGTATTGCGAAACGTGAGTGAGCTGTCCTGCCTCCAGGCAACAAAAGTGATGCTATCCCGCTAGATGCAACTGTTAGAACAATATGTGATCTAGACCTCAATGCAGAAGCTAGTGTCTTCCAAACAAATGTTTTTCCTGTCCCACCGTACCCATAAAGGAAAAATACTCCACCTTTGCCGGTTTGAACTGCAGTGATGACTTTGTTATATACTTCTTTTTGTTCATCAGTTATAGTCCTAAGTAGGTTACATGCTCTGCAGCTAGTTTTTGCCGATCATATCTGAGTTCATCGCAAATTAACCTATTCATGCCATTGGGATACAATAAATTGTTACATTGGTTTGTATCTGGCATTGGCATTGGTGGAAAATCTTTCAGACTTTTGTTGTATTTGTTAAGTATATCTCAATCTCCATTAGGGTCAAATCTTTGATCTCGGCCTCTGTGAGGATTAACTCTGTGTACATAATAGCAACATATATGTCAAATCATGTATATGATTAAGAAAAATTGTTAACTCAAATCGTAAACACTTGCAAAACCTTGCTTCAAACAATtggtcaaattttttgaaattttattttctttaataaagtGAATCTAATAAAATGAGTCCAAATCACTAATAAATCTAATACCATGTCTATAAATCTTATTTTCATATCCTCTTTATTcatactatttattattaattatgaagTTATATGTTTAAGCAAGCCATAGCTAGTTGTACATAAATTGATATAcacttgtattttaaaatttctaccaATAAATATGTAGCTGTTAATTCTTATGTCATAATTAATCACACTATTCTTATAATGCCACAAAGTTTATATATACCTTGATTATCGAGTAGTCTCCTCTGTCTATGAAGTATGTCATCACATAATAAAGTCCATGTTTCTTCCCATACATGTTCGGGTCTGTCCATTGAATTGGGAAAATAACAATGTAGCAAAAAGATTCCTCAAGTATGTACCTGAGCCCAATAACTTGCTTCCACTATTGCTTCAACATATTCCTTATCATCATCTAAAAGACCACGTGCATAACATGCATCTTTGAATGATGAGTATACAACACCGTCTATAGTTCGAATGTCTTCATAGCAAGTTGGTCCCCTAACGCAATTGAGTAGTAGCCTTAGGTAATATCTCTCACCAGATCCAGGAGGCACAAAGAAGATTCTTCCAATTACAGCATGGCTCTTCCGAGGCAACCACACCCTTTCCTTTGCCTTCCACACAAAATGTGTAGGAAATTCTGCAAAAGTGAGCGACCTTGCTTCTGAGTAGATCTTGTTGGCTTGAAACCAACCGAGAAACATAGACTCCTTAACAGATGCTTCTCGGATCACATCATCGAGCTTTTCATTATCTTTAAAGATCAAGTTTTGTTCATCGGGTAAGTGAAATCCTAGACGAACAACCGAGGGATCCCTGTAGTGTATGTTGTAACCAAAGATCCTCCAAGCAGCTTCACACGGAGAAATATACCTGCAATCATAGTACATACTGACTTCATCATAGTCATCCATGTTCTCTTTGTCTGCAGCACTTTTATAAAATGAAGCCGTTACACGGTCATGACCTTTGTTCACATATTTGAACAAATACTTAATAGATCTTGACTGGTTACACCACTCAACATTAATATGGGCACCATATCTCATGAGTAGAAACTATTGTGTGGTACAACATAACGATTGTCAAGATCGACTCCTGATTTGTTGATAGTCTTTCCATCTTCTCTTCGTCGGTATACCGGGTACCCATCATCGTCGATAGTAGTATTCTCAACAAACTTCTTAGGGAAGTGTCGAATGCATTTAGAATTTTCCATACATGGTGAATCTTTCCTTGCCACTCCACATGGACCGTGCATCATGTGCTTTTCGACTGCATCAAAGTATTCCGGGTCTATCTTTTTATCGGGTATCTCAGCTGATATAATCTTATCAATATCTTCGGCAGTGGGAAATTGTCATCCTTGTGTAAGAATAGTAGAATGTGTGCATGTGGTAACCCACGTTTCTGGAATTCGATTGTGTATACCACTGCaagattcataatgaaaaattcAAATCCATGACAAATAGACTATCATACATAAAACATTACAGCTATTGCTATTGGAAACTTGAACCATGACATAATTGGTTTTGATTGGACATACCTGCAGCAACTCTACCAAAAACTTTGTTTGCTCGTACATCTTTAATTAGTGTATCTAATTTTGCCTTGAAAACCCTACAAATAATGTCGGGTCGATCTTGTGGATTCAGCTCTCTATTGTTCAAAAAGTCTTCAACCTCAGGCCACTTCGGATTGCACGTGAAGGTTATGAAGAGGTCTGGATAACCAACAACCTTACATATTGCCATTGCATCCTGATAGTTTTGTATCATGTATCTTGGTCCACCTGTGAATGACGAAGGCAATATTATACGCTTGCCACATGATGACGGCGTTGTTTCTCCATTCAGTACTGCTTCCTTTACTCCCTTGTACATCTCACACCTTAATTTCTCTTGGTCACTGCGTATGTAGTTTAGCCTTGATGACTCAATCATGGAGTACCCATCAACCAAAAACTGTTGAAAGAGTCTTCTTGAGTATAACAGTGGAGATCCGTCGGCTATCTTCTGTATACGAAAAGCAAAAAATTCTCTCATCGACACCTCCTGTCGTCCTTTACCACGGTTATGGTGTCTTTTGTTTAGCGGTATATCTTCCTTGTATCCATCCTCGCCATAAGGAAATAGCAGGGGATATTATAATCCCAGATATGCTGGATTGAGTTGATTAATCCTTTGTAATCTTCCGCTCTGTGTCTCCACAACAATGTCTCTGTCTGTCTTGTCAATGTCAAAATCACCGACAATCAATGCAGCAACCTCATCTGTTGATGGTAAGTTATATCTTCTACCATCCTTTCCCCTTTTTCCCAATAGTCTAAGTTTAATTGTTGAATTTGATTCTTTGCCCATTGAATCCCTAACCATGCGGAATGCCTTCACCAACACAATCTTTTCATCCAGCATCTTCTTAGATCTCTTACAATGTCTTCATCTATGTTTTTGTTATCTTCACCCCTGCATGTTTTAAATAATGTCAAGTTTTTTAAACAACGCTCAATTATATAAGGTTAAT from Arachis hypogaea cultivar Tifrunner chromosome 10, arahy.Tifrunner.gnm2.J5K5, whole genome shotgun sequence includes:
- the LOC140175554 gene encoding uncharacterized protein yields the protein MREFFAFRIQKIADGSPLLYSRRLFQQFLVDGYSMIESSRLNYIRSDQEKLRCEMYKGVKEAVLNGETTPSSCGKRIILPSSFTGGPRYMIQNYQDAMAICKVVGYPDLFITFTCNPKWPEVEDFLNNRELNPQDRPDIICRVFKAKLDTLIKDVRANKVFGRVAADIDKIISAEIPDKKIDPEYFDAVEKHMMHGPCGVARKDSPCMENSKCIRHFPKKFVENTTIDDDGYPVYRRREDGKTINKSGVDLDNRHDRVTASFYKSAADKENMDDYDEVSMYYDCRYISPCEAAWRIFGYNIHYRDPSVVRLGFHLPDEQNLIFKDNEKLDDVIREASVKESMFLGWFQANKIYSEARSLTFAEFPTHFVWKAKERVWLPRKSHAVIGRIFFVPPGSGERYYLRLLLNCVRGPTCYEDIRTIDGVVYSSFKDACYARGLLDDDKEYVEAIVEASYWAQRRLLDNQGKTFVWKTLASALRSRSHIVLTVASSGIASLLLPGGRTAHSRFAIPLNIDEFSTCNIKQGSALAELLIKTKLIIWDEAPMVNRFCIEALDRTMRDILRFNNKDSLEQPFGGKTIVFGGDFRQILPVIPKGSRQEIVNATINSSYLWDDCKLLTLSKNMRLKSSDLNSSHLS